From the Primulina tabacum isolate GXHZ01 chromosome 3, ASM2559414v2, whole genome shotgun sequence genome, one window contains:
- the LOC142539612 gene encoding CASP-like protein ARALYDRAFT_485429, with protein sequence MEELPGSLGTSASLALRLGQAIFAVASLLFMCLDVEFYSYTAFCFLVTIMGLTIPWSLTLAVVDIYFAFFKRTPNQVGILVIVLMGDWVLSFLSLGASCSTASVTNLFLSAGGFCGLKLCTRYQLSAAMAFLSWFLLFASSLFNLWLLPSL encoded by the exons ATGGAAGAATTGCCGGGTTCTCTGGGGACAAGCGCGAGCTTGGCCTTGAGATTGGGACAAGCCATTTTTGCTGTCGCTTCATTGCTTTTCATGTGTTTAGATGTTGAGTTCTACAGTTACACTGCTTTCTG CTTCTTGGTTACTATCATGGGCTTAACGATTCCATGGAGCTTGACTTTGGCTGTCGTAGATATATACTTTGCTTTCTTCAAACGCACACCTAATCAAGTTGGCATACTCGTCATTGTTCTCATGGGAGATTGG GTTCTATCGTTTCTATCGCTGGGTGCATCTTGTTCAACAGCCAGTGTTACCAATCTTTTTCTTTCTGCTGGTGGCTTTTGCGGCCTGAAGTTATGCACACGATATCAACTGTCTGCTGCAATGGCATTCTTGTCATGGTTTCTGCTGTTtgcctcatctctcttcaatCTTTGGCTTCTTCCTTCTCTATAG
- the LOC142539614 gene encoding oxygen-evolving enhancer protein 1, chloroplastic, with translation MATSLQAAATLMQPTKVGVSARNSSQLRPLQSVGKAFGVEPGGARLTCSLDVKELAQKFTDAAKIAGFALATSALVVSGANAEGVPKRLTYDEIQSQTYTEVKGSGTANQCPTIVGGVDGFAFKPGKYKAQKFCLEPTSFTVKAEGINKNAPPEFQKTKLMTRLTYTLDEIEGPFEVSQDGSIKFEEKDGIDYAAVTVQLPGGERVPFLFTIKQLVATGKPNGFSGEFLVPSYRGSSFLDPKGRGGSTGYDNAVALPAGGRGDEEELAKENIKNVASSTGKITLSVTQSKPETGEVIGVFESIQPSDTDLGSKAPKEVKIQGIWYGQLES, from the exons atggcCACCTCACTACAGGCTGCTGCCACTCTTATGCAACCAACCAAGGTTGGTGTCTCGGCCCGGAACAGCTCCCAGCTCCGGCCACTTCAGAGCGTCGGCAAGGCGTTTGGAGTTGAACCCGGCGGCGCAAGGCTGACATGCTCTCTTGATGTCAAGGAGTTGGCTCAGAAGTTCACCGATGCTGCCAAGATTGCTGGCTTTGCTCTTGCTACTTCGGCACTCGTCGTCTCG GGAGCTAACGCTGAAGGTGTTCCAAAACGGCTGACATACGATGAAATTCAGAGCCAGACCTACACAGAAGTGAAAGGATCAGGAACTGCTAATCAGTGCCCAACTATTGTAGGTGGTGTCGATGGCTTTGCCTTCAAACCAGGCAAATACAAGGCCCAGAAATTCTGCCTAGAGCCAACATCATTCACTGTCAAGGCAGAAGGCATAAACAAGAATGCACCACCTGAGTTCCAAAAGACCAAGCTCATGACCCGTCTGACCTACACCCTTGACGAGATTGAGGGACCATTCGAAGTATCTCAAGATGGCTCCATCAAATTTGAGGAGAAGGATGGGATCGACTATGCGGCTGTCACCGTTCAGCTCCCTGGTGGTGAGCGTGTGCCTTTCCTCTTCACCATCAAGCAGCTTGTGGCTACAGGCAAACCAAATGGATTTAGTGGGGAATTTTTGGTGCCATCATACAGAGGTTCATCTTTCCTTGACCCAAAGGGTAGGGGTGGGTCTACTGGATATGACAACGCGGTTGCTTTACCTGCTGGAGGAAGGGGAGACGAGGAGGAGCTCGCGAAGGAGAACATAAAGAACGTCGCTTCCTCGACAGGGAAGATTACATTGAGCGTGACCCAATCAAAACCCGAGACTGGTGAGGTGATTGGAGTGTTCGAGAGCATCCAGCCATCGGATACCGATTTGGGGTCGAAGGCTCCCAAGGAGGTCAAAATTCAAGGCATCTGGTATGGTCAGCTGGAGTCTTAG
- the LOC142539611 gene encoding pentatricopeptide repeat-containing protein At2g29760, chloroplastic-like — protein sequence MLKFPKRLTVVSRHNLHPPPFLYTTATSYAPSSSSHHLLHSVVEKCSSMSQLKAIHGQIILRGLTHEIITLSKLISFCAVDPFGDLQYAHYLFGKMPQRNRYMYNILIRVSLNGQQSEKALSLYGQMVNSGIFPNEFTFPFVLKACAVQKSYLEGVLVHALALKLGFSEAYVFVQNGLINLYVCCGKIGCARKVFDGIEIRNLVSWNSVIGGYAKMGNWNEAFCLFHEMRDAGFEPNGHTLVSFLSLCSRIYDVKLGRFIHWYIEINRVNIDVYVQNALLDMYAKCGHLLKAGVVFTRMVDKNVVSWTSMVSACAKHGFVEFAESVFDQMPVKNVVSWNSMISCYLQNGQCKKSLELFYQMCNTGVLPDETTIVSVLSACGQLGDLVTGKKLHAYCRDNEVKSTVTLCNSLVDIYAKCGSTELAFDVFLNMPEKNIVSWNIMISSLALHGFGYKAIQLFQMMETSGIQPDAITFNGLLSACCHCGLIDIGRYFFNKMSRVYRIHHDIEHYACMIDILGRGGCLEEAFSLVGKMETRPDIVIWGALLGACRIHKNVLFAKLVLKQILELEPYTGGLYVLMSNIFCEAQRWDDTKKMWKLMKDYGVQKHEAVSSIEISGRISEFMVGNKKHEASDLVYNVLNQLMDQLKSKQYEFNVALFTHSW from the coding sequence ATGCTCAAATTTCCCAAGCGTTTGACCGTTGTCTCGCGCCATAATCTCCACCCTCCCCCTTTTCTATACACCACCGCCACTTCCTACGCTCCCTCTTCTTCTTCTCACCATTTGCTCCATTCTGTCGTTGAAAAATGCTCTTCCATGAGCCAACTGAAAGCTATTCACGGCCAAATAATCCTCCGAGGTCTGACACACGAAATCATCACTCTCAGCAAACTTATTTCGTTCTGCGCCGTGGATCCTTTCGGTGATCTTCAATATGCGCACTACCTGTTCGGGAAAATGCCCCAACGGAATCGATACATGTATAACATATTAATAAGGGTCTCTTTGAATGGCCAACAGTCGGAAAAGGCTCTCTCTCTTTACGGACAAATGGTCAATTCTGGGATTTTTCCGAACGAGTTTACCTTTCCTTTTGTACTGAAAGCGTGTGCTGTTCAGAAGTCATACCTGGAAGGGGTTTTGGTTCATGCGCTTGCTTTAAAATTGGGGTTTTCTGAAGCTTATGTATTTGTGCAAAATGGCTTAATCAATTTGTACGTTTGTTGTGGGAAGATTGGGTGTGCCAGGAAAGTCTTTGACGGCATTGAGATCAGAAATTTAGTGTCATGGAACTCCGTTATTGGTGGATATGCGAAAATGGGTAATTGGAATGAAGCATTTTGTCTTTTCCATGAGATGAGGGATGCAGGCTTCGAGCCTAATGGGCATACTCTTGTTAGTTTCCTCTCGCTTTGCTCGAGAATTTACGATGTGAAGCTGGGGAGGTTTATTCATTGGTATATTGAGATTAATAGGGTCAATATTGATGTTTATGTGCAAAACGCGCTTTTGGATATGTATGCCAAGTGTGGGCACTTGCTGAAGGCTGGAGTAGTTTTTACGCGAATGGTTGATAAAAACGTGGTTTCTTGGACTTCCATGGTTAGTGCATGTGCTAAACATGGATTTGTTGAATTCGCTGAGAGTGTTTTTGACCAAATGCCGGTAAAAAATGTGGTTTCTTGGAATTCAATGATTTCATGTTATCTCCAAAATGGTCAATGCAAGAAATCATTAGAACTCTTTTACCAAATGTGTAATACTGGTGTACTTCCTGATGAAACAACCATAGTTAGTGTCCTTTCGGCCTGTGGTCAACTAGGTGATTTGGTTACAGGAAAGAAACTACATGCCTATTGCCGTGATAATGAGGTAAAATCTACTGTCACTTTGTGTAATTCCCTTGTAGACATATATGCGAAATGTGGTTCAACAGAGTTAGCTTTTGATGTCTTTCTGAACATGCCGGAGAAAAATATCGTCTCGTGGAATATAATGATCAGTTCCCTTGCATTACATGGCTTTGGATATAAAGCGATCCAACTTTTCCAAATGATGGAAACCTCTGGGATACAGCCCGATGCAATAACTTTCAATGGCTTGCTTTCTGCTTGTTGTCATTGTGGCTTAATTGATATCGGCAGATATTTCTTTAATAAAATGAGTCGTGTATACAGAATACATCATGATATTGAACATTATGCATGTATGATCGATATTCTTGGCCGTGGAGGATGCCTTGAAGAGGCCTTCTCTCTGGTTGGGAAAATGGAAACAAGGCCGGATATAGTTATTTGGGGTGCTTTGCTTGGTGCTTGCAGAATTCATAAAAATGTTCTATTTGCAAAACTAGTATTAAAGCAGATTTTGGAGCTGGAACCTTACACCGGGGGGTTGTACGTGCTCATGTCAAATATTTTTTGCGAAGCTCAACGATGGGATGACACGAAGAAGATGTGGAAACTAATGAAGGATTATGGTGTGCAAAAGCATGAAGCAGTCAGCTCGATTGAAATCAGCGGCCGGATTTCTGAATTCATGGTCGGCAACAAGAAACATGAAGCGTCTGATCTTGTATACAATGTGCTCAATCAATTGATGGATCAGTTAAAATCCAAACAGTACGAATTTAATGTTGCCTTATTTACACATTCTTGGTAA